Proteins encoded in a region of the Paenibacillus sp. W2I17 genome:
- the kduI gene encoding 5-dehydro-4-deoxy-D-glucuronate isomerase, which yields MENRYAAHPNEVKTYDTSRLREEFLMEQLFATDELVTVYSHVDRYIVGTAVPESKDITLEVNLKDIGTNFFLERREIGIINVGGHGTVTADGQGYEIGAKECLYIGRGVKEVVFTSSDKAQPAQFYFVSTPAHHTYPTVKATQEQAQPNHLGSIETSNERTIYRYIHQGEGGIQSCQLVMGITELDKGNMWNTMPAHTHNRRSEVYLYWNLPEDGVVFHMMGEPNETRHLVVRDRQAIISPSWSIHSGVGTSNYTFCWAMAGENQTFEDMDGVAMKDLK from the coding sequence ATGGAAAATCGTTATGCTGCACATCCGAATGAAGTGAAAACGTATGATACATCTCGCCTGCGTGAGGAATTTTTGATGGAGCAACTGTTTGCAACCGATGAATTGGTAACGGTGTATTCTCATGTGGATCGTTATATTGTGGGAACGGCTGTACCCGAGAGCAAGGACATTACCCTTGAAGTGAACCTGAAAGATATCGGAACGAACTTTTTCCTGGAGCGTCGTGAAATCGGTATCATTAATGTCGGTGGTCACGGAACAGTGACAGCGGATGGACAAGGTTATGAGATTGGAGCGAAGGAATGTCTCTACATCGGTAGAGGGGTGAAGGAAGTTGTGTTCACGAGCAGTGACAAGGCTCAACCTGCCCAATTCTATTTTGTATCCACACCGGCTCATCACACCTATCCAACAGTAAAAGCAACACAAGAACAAGCTCAGCCGAATCATCTGGGCAGCATCGAAACTTCCAATGAGCGTACGATCTATCGTTACATTCACCAAGGAGAAGGTGGGATTCAGAGTTGTCAGTTGGTGATGGGCATTACCGAACTCGACAAGGGTAACATGTGGAACACGATGCCTGCACATACACATAACCGCCGTTCCGAAGTATACTTGTACTGGAACTTGCCTGAAGACGGCGTTGTGTTCCACATGATGGGCGAGCCGAACGAAACGCGTCATCTGGTTGTACGTGATCGCCAGGCGATCATTTCCCCAAGCTGGTCCATTCACAGTGGTGTGGGTACAAGCAATTACACCTTCTGTTGGGCGATGGCTGGTGAGAACCAGACGTTCGAAGATATGGACGGCGTAGCGATGAAAGACCTGAAATAA
- a CDS encoding DeoR/GlpR family DNA-binding transcription regulator, with protein sequence MNPLKRHEKIMEALLERQEVTVSDLSELLQVTGKTVREDLDKLESMGLLVRVHGGAMLAQNDQYGILNSRGVTEKHHPEKTEIAERALAYIRPGDIVALDGGSTTLEMAKRLDNQPLTVVTNDLFIIAELTKKEQVRLVVPGGARVRNMLVGDDTASFISSLNIHKAFISTTALHPEFGLSIYTGDLVPLKKAMISASQQVYGVVDHYKFGQFALRTFAQCSELDYIISDSRLDEETAALYEQSGVTVDYQS encoded by the coding sequence ATGAATCCATTGAAAAGACATGAAAAAATTATGGAGGCTCTGCTGGAGCGCCAGGAAGTAACCGTCAGTGATCTGAGTGAGTTGTTGCAGGTGACTGGGAAAACAGTACGAGAGGATCTCGACAAGTTGGAGAGTATGGGACTGCTCGTACGTGTCCATGGTGGTGCTATGCTGGCTCAGAATGACCAGTATGGCATCTTGAATAGCCGCGGAGTTACCGAGAAGCATCATCCGGAGAAGACGGAGATTGCTGAACGTGCCCTTGCTTACATTCGACCTGGAGATATCGTTGCTCTCGATGGTGGCAGCACCACGCTGGAGATGGCCAAACGTCTCGATAATCAACCACTGACGGTGGTGACCAATGACCTGTTCATTATTGCGGAGCTGACCAAGAAGGAGCAAGTGCGACTGGTTGTGCCTGGCGGGGCTCGTGTACGGAATATGTTGGTTGGGGATGATACGGCTTCGTTTATCTCCAGTCTTAACATTCATAAAGCCTTTATATCCACGACAGCCCTTCATCCGGAATTTGGATTATCCATATACACGGGAGATCTGGTTCCTTTAAAAAAAGCAATGATATCTGCCTCGCAGCAAGTATACGGCGTTGTGGATCATTATAAATTCGGACAATTTGCACTGCGAACTTTCGCCCAGTGTTCCGAACTGGACTACATTATCAGCGATAGTCGTTTGGATGAAGAGACGGCTGCCTTATACGAGCAGAGCGGTGTCACAGTGGATTATCAAAGTTAA